The Desulfuromonas versatilis genome has a segment encoding these proteins:
- a CDS encoding adenylate kinase, which produces MKLILLGPPGAGKGTQAKMLTERFDIPQISTGDILRAAVKEGTPMGVKAKAFMDAGGLVPDEVVVGIVRERLQKPDCEKGFILDGFPRTEAQADALKATLASLGKELDAVISLEVDTEALVERLTGRRTCRGCGKGYHIKFDPPGEAGRCDACGGELFQREDDQETTIRNRLQVYHQQTMPLIDYYRRDGLLSAVDGMLPMDAVRERILAILQAA; this is translated from the coding sequence ATGAAATTGATTCTGCTTGGTCCTCCGGGTGCCGGTAAGGGTACCCAGGCCAAAATGCTTACCGAACGTTTCGATATCCCCCAGATCTCTACCGGGGATATCCTCAGGGCGGCCGTCAAGGAAGGGACGCCCATGGGTGTCAAGGCCAAGGCGTTTATGGACGCCGGCGGGCTGGTCCCCGACGAGGTGGTGGTCGGCATCGTGCGTGAGCGGCTGCAGAAACCGGACTGCGAAAAGGGGTTCATTCTGGACGGGTTTCCGCGCACCGAGGCGCAGGCCGATGCGCTCAAGGCTACGCTGGCGTCCCTGGGCAAGGAGTTGGATGCGGTGATCTCCCTCGAGGTCGACACCGAGGCTCTGGTCGAGCGGCTCACCGGGCGGCGGACCTGCCGCGGCTGTGGTAAGGGCTATCACATCAAGTTCGACCCTCCGGGAGAGGCCGGTCGCTGCGATGCCTGCGGCGGCGAGCTCTTTCAGCGTGAGGACGACCAGGAAACCACGATCCGCAACCGGCTTCAGGTTTATCATCAGCAGACCATGCCGCTGATCGATTACTATCGGCGCGACGGGCTGCTCTCGGCGGTGGACGGCATGCTGCCCATGGACGCCGTCAGGGAGCGGATTCTGGCCATTCTGCAGGCGGCCTGA